From one Gracilinanus agilis isolate LMUSP501 chromosome 5, AgileGrace, whole genome shotgun sequence genomic stretch:
- the LOC123249297 gene encoding 60S ribosomal protein L37a, translating into MAKRTKKVGIVGKYGTRYGASLRKMVKKIEISQHAKYTCSFCGKTKMKRRAVGIWHCGSCMKTVAGGAWTYNTTSAVTVKSAIRRLKELKDQ; encoded by the coding sequence ATGGCGAAACGTACCAAGAAGGTCGGAATTGTTGGTAAATATGGAACACGTTATGGTGCATCCCTCAGAAAAATGGTGAAGAAAATTGAAATTAGCCAGCATGCCAAGTATACCTGCTCCTTCTGTGGCAAGACCAAAATGAAGAGACGTGCTGTGGGCATCTGGCATTGTGGATCTTGTATGAAAACAGTAGCTGGTGGTGCGTGGACCTACAATACCACCTCTGCAGTGACAGTCAAATCTGCCATCAGAAGACTGAAGGAATTGAAAGACCAGTAA